In the Ranitomeya imitator isolate aRanImi1 chromosome 2, aRanImi1.pri, whole genome shotgun sequence genome, TCAAAGCCAAAAGCAGCAAACCTGATAATACTGCAAGTACTATGACCCAGACGGGTACTGGGGCCCCGGATGACTGGTTGACCCATAAAATGTTAGTAGTGACCTCTGTAGAATTGTTTATATCTGGAAGGTTCATATTTTTATAAGGGAATTCCAATACCCGGAATGTGGCAATGGACTTTAGAGAGTATGAATGATTTTGGTTCTCGCTATTCATGAAGGTTGGTGTCCATAGTCTTGATCGAATATATAAAATGGCACTTTTTCCTTTTTCCACCCGTTCCACGTGACATTCGATCTTAAGACATTGAGCTGTTCCGCAACGAGGGGTCTGCAAGTCTCCATCCACTTGTGGAACATCACGACGATTACGTTCATTACGGGTGACATTTTTAATGTCGTCTGCAATTGAACTGGAGGGTGCGAGGTTGAGGGGGTTGATGACAACATCGGAAGTACAGTTCATGGGACCATCAATCTCGTATTGAATAATGTATAATAAGGTTTTACTCTGGTACTTGTAAGGCCACTGGATGTTAAGGATTGCTTTACTGAACGTACTGGGGCCGTTGTTACGAAGCTCAAAGACGTGTTGGATGAGTGGGCCAACATCATCTTCTGTTGTTGGGTTTTCTTTGGGTTCCCAGTTGGCAATGGGCAGGAAGACTTCGGTTGGCGTAGAGACTCCTCTTATTtcaactgctgccaacacagccAAAGCTATCTGCAATGATCTTTTGGGGCTGGTATTGTCGTATTGGTTGGAGCTTTGTATCTGCAGGTCAAAGTTGACTGTGTCATCCATCTCGTTAAGCTGATGAACACTGAAAAGCAGAGCTGACACCACCCTGGTTCCAGCTTTCATGGGGTTCCCTAGGTCACATACAACAAGCCTTGTCTGATTTTCCGTCTTGAATGCACAGGATAACCTTGACAAGGTTTCATTGTTTCGGACAACCCCTATAAAGTCAGCTTGGGGTGGTATATGGACAAAAAGTTCAGCTTCATAAGCCCCTTCACCTTGATTCTGGGCATCAACCAGCAGCGTCAAAGGGCTGTCATCTCCAATGTACAGTTGTTTTTGCTCACTTTCTACTGACAGAACCAGGTTTGGTTTACAGATATTGTCTTCTCCGCAATCCAGCAATATGTGGGCCTGTTTGGTCAAGTTGGCAGGGGTAAACTGATTTAAAATTGGCATTAGTCCAGAGGAATCAGCGGCCGCTTTGGCATTCATTTGGTAATCCATGAAGACTGTGATAGGTGTCAGCTTGTCCCTAAACTCGCTTTCATCCCGTAAATATGCCTTTAATTCTTCACATCGCATGGCTCCACCATTATCCACGTTCATGTCTTTGGAATGAGTGGGTTGCCCCGTGTGGAGGAACAGCGCCCGCCTCACCGCACCCTTCTGTTTCAGCTTATCAAGTATGAGTTCTACCTTAAAAGACAGTTTTTGGGGTACATTTCCTTTGCTGCTGGCCTTCAGGCAAAATTTCACATCAAAGCAGGAGACTTTAGCTGAATTGGGGAGCGTACATGTCTTACTATCGGGATTTAGGAGTGACGGGTTCACTTCTAGTACCGCATTCACGGTAATAACGGGCCTAGACCTGTACAGTATAGCCTTATCAGCCCCAAAGGCTCCAACCACCAGGTCTGGATAACCATTTTCGTCAACATCAGTGGCTCCTTTGAGCGAATATCCAAAGCTTGCAGGCATGGTTTTAGACGCCCACTGTCCTTCAAGAACCTGAGATGGTGTTGTGCTCATCCCAGAACTTCTACCATTATAGATGTACACGAGACCCTTTTTACTTTCTCCAGCGTAAGGCGCCCCAATTGCTATGTCATTAAACCCATCTTGATCCAAATCTCCCAGAGGGGCAATTGAACTACCGAATCTTGAAAAAGGGTCAAACCCAGTCAATTTACTCAACAGCTGTAGGCCTGTTTTGCTTTGTTGAATATAAACAGTCACCTGCCCAACTTCCTGAAGCTTACCATCTGAACCTCGGTCCATAAAGAGTGGCGCACCGATAAACATGTCCATCAGATCATCACCATTTATATCGGTGGTGGCAACGGAATAACCGAAGTAGGCAGCCATCTGCTCACCGGTGAAATTGTACAAAGACGTCATAGTCCGGCCGTCGTAAATGGACACCATGCCCAGTGTCTGGGCAGCTCTAGGAACCCCGGAAACAAAGTCTTCAATGGTGTCTCCGTTAAAGTCCCCGACTGCCACTGAATAACCAAGGTAGCTGTCATCGTACTGGGGGCTGGCAGCACGTGTGGCCAGTTGATTGGCATAGGGGGTGCTGTAGAGTTTGGGATCGTAGGTTTTTACAATATCCTCCACGGTGTCGGAAATAATTTGCCCCTGCCAGTAAAAGCTTCCAGGCCCTCCTAGGAGTATCCGGTTGGCACTGGTAAAGTCCGCACTGAATCCACCCTGGCAGAAGCCTTGTTCCTGGGCATCGTGTTTGGAGTTAGACCTGCAGGGCGCATATTCCACAATAGTTTCTCCAGATTTTAGGTAACAAGTCCCAACCGGTTCCCTCTCCTGCTTCCTCTGCTGAGTCCTCCAGTGGTACAGGGGGGCACACGCCAGGATTTTATCGTCTTTAGCCCGCAGGGATGCCCCAAACCACTGATTGGACTTGAATTCGATAGGGTCATTGATATCATAGTATCGATTACCGGTGGAGTCGAAGACAATGGATTGGCACTTGGCATTCCTCCAGTCGCACTTCTGCACGTCTCCACCTTGAGTGATGCCAGGCTGAGAGGTGTTGGCTTTGGGGGCTCCGATCAGCAAGAATGAAGAGCTGGGATTTGGGAGGAAAAAGTCCACAGCAAAGCCGAAGTAGCTGCCCTCCGGGCCAGAGTGGACCTGGGGGTTCTCCGAGTCCAGATTGAAGCCAGAAGACACGGgcaggagcaggaggaggaggaaggtgcCAGCGCCCATGTCGCACCGATTGCCCCTGCGACGTTCTCTCGCGCTGCGATCCGGGGGCGATTCTCTTCCCATCAGATTGATGCAACCGAATCCCAGGCTGGGCAGAGGATAAACTTCCGCCGATCCCCGGGACTTTCCTTGTTTTCTGATCAGACGGGGCTAGGGGCAGGAATAGAGGCCGGGCCAGGAGGCGAGTCATCGAGAGGGCGTGGGCTGCGACAGCGGGCGGTCTGCCCATGTGTCACTGCTGCCTGCAGGGGTGGAAAGTGGGATTAGGACGTTGGCAGTAGCAGGGTTAACTGGATGGGGGAGGGGTGCATCGAAGGGTTCTAGCAGCACATCGGGCAGTGACAGGGTTAATAGAAGGAAGAAACCTGCGGGCGGTGATCAGGGAGAAGCGCTGCAAGGGTTAAACGAAGGCAGCGCCGAGAATGGGAGATGGGGCAGCAGGGGTTAAATGTAAGCAGTTCCAAGGATGGGAGATGGGGCAGCAGGGGTTAAAtgtaggcatggccaaggacggGAGATGGGGCTGCAGGGGTTAAATGTAGGCAGGGCCAGGGATGGGAGATGGGGCTGCAGGGGTTAAATGTAAGCAGTGCCAGGAATATGAACAGGGCTGCAGGGGTTAAATCAGGCAGGGCCAAGAAAGGATGGGAGATAGGGCTGCAGGGGTTACATTCTTCAATtacaggagggagggggggggtTACTGCAAGGGTTAAATCGGGCTGTGCCAGGGAAATTAGCAGGGATAAGGGTGTGGGAGGGTTAAATCGGTCAGTGCCAGGGATCTGAGAAGTGGCTGCAGGGGTTAAATTATTCAATGATCGGATTAAGATTGGGGGAGTGATGGCTGTAGGGATTAAATCAGGCAGCGCAAAGGATATGAGAAGGGGTTAAATTAGTCAATTATCGGTTTATGCATGTGGAGAGGGAGCTGCAAGGGTTAAATCAGTCTATGCCAGGGGCACGAGCAAGGGAAGGGGGCTGCAAAGGTTGAATCAGGTATTGTCAGGGATCGTGAGATGGGGCTGCAGGGGTTAAATTAGTCAATGCTGGGTTTCTGAGCAGGGGGCAGTGCCAGGGACTGGGGGATCACTGTGCTGGGCCATAGACTAATTAGCTTATTCTATTGCTCCTGATTTCCTTGTGCCCTCTCCCCTCCCCCACCCTGTGACATGACACATATGGATCTCATTGTGTGTCACCCCAGGATTGCACACATGTATCTCATTAGGAGGAAGCTGCGTCCTGTGGGAAGggttaatgctgctgctgctgctgcactgctTCCATGACCGGCTGCATTCTCTGTAAACAGCGTCTCCTCCGGCGCCTTATAAGGAGCCTCCCTGATAATGGCCGCGGGCCGCCGGCCGGTCACTGCTGCTGCTGCAGAGCCGACACCGGACCGGACCGACACCCCACCGACCTCATGGATTGGCGTTATTCCTTTACCACCAAGGTCCCAGCGTATTGTCATCATGTATTAACAAACAACAAAACCTACATGAAAAGGAATGAGAATTTCCCATAGAAATTAATTGGAAAGTTTTCCAAGTGTTATTTAcagattttgggtttttttttaggcGGATTCTAGAACCGATCTAACAAAATCCTCAAAGACCTCTCTGTTCACCTAGGACTTGTTCACACCATGCGAAAATCCACATCGAGAAATTGCTTGAAATCTTCTGCAATATGTTTTTCATTCATTTGATAGAGAACAAAGCCCCTTGGTGCATAGATCAcgccttgttaaaaaaaaaaaagtgtcccagCAATTCTTCAGTTTTCCATTCATACATTGCAACAAATGGTGCGTTTTTGTGCAGTGTTTATTACTGGTTATAATTAATTTTTTGCCATGTGTTATTGCATtggaaatgtaacaaaaaaaaaaaaccacgcccTATTCAATCACAACATATTAAAATGAAAAACACATCTATGAAACCAAACAtgataaaaaaatgcatcaaaacagcctaaggcaatgtgcacacgttgcggatttgactgtggaattttctgtgcagattctgtatTTCTTTGCAGAaatcgcaggtcagaatctgcgcgcttttttgcatttttttgtgcagtttctTTTTTGcaaatttcttcctttttttttttttttttacccctgcagatttctattatggaatgggtgcagaaacgcagcagatccacaaaaagaatcgaaatggtccttttttgaatctgctgcgttttccatgcTGATTTTTTCCTCACCAttaattagcacagcattttttttttttttgctattgatttacattgtacggtaaatcacttgcggttctgcagcgtttctgcgcgggaaAAAGCACTGCggctccgcaggaaatctgcaacgtgtgcacataccctaaaaagtgTTCCTATAAAACTAGCAGGTTTCAGATGTGGCTTTTTCAGctagaaaaaaaaatgtcaaaaagcaCCTTGTGAACATACCCAAAAGTCCATGTTAAAAAAAACTCAGTATGGACAGATCTTATGAGGTTTTCATGTTATTTTGACGCTGTTTTTACCGTCTGTTAACGTCTAACATCGCACAGACTCTGTATCTCGCCCGCGGCCGAGTATATACAGTGCAGCTGAACTCCTCGCCAGGCATGACCATGCATGTAGACTATCTGTGGCTGCTGCACTTAGAGAATTGCATGTTTGGCCTTATCGGAGGGTCCGCGTTTCCTTCTGTTTCCGAGCGTTATGAAAAACGAATGGGGGCATTAAATTTACATTATGCAGTTATTAAAATTTTACATTACAAgcaggaaagttttttttttatggttttaatCATTAAAAAAAAGATCCTGGAAGACCATGACTGTGACTAGgtcctccttaaaggggttgttcaggattAGAAAAAAATGGCTGCTCTCCTCTTTCTGAAGCAGCACCATCCCCTGACCATGGGTTGTGCGTTGTATTGCAAATCAGCTACATTAGCTgcgttgcaataccagacaca is a window encoding:
- the ITGAV gene encoding integrin alpha-V — its product is MGRESPPDRSARERRRGNRCDMGAGTFLLLLLLPVSSGFNLDSENPQVHSGPEGSYFGFAVDFFLPNPSSSFLLIGAPKANTSQPGITQGGDVQKCDWRNAKCQSIVFDSTGNRYYDINDPIEFKSNQWFGASLRAKDDKILACAPLYHWRTQQRKQEREPVGTCYLKSGETIVEYAPCRSNSKHDAQEQGFCQGGFSADFTSANRILLGGPGSFYWQGQIISDTVEDIVKTYDPKLYSTPYANQLATRAASPQYDDSYLGYSVAVGDFNGDTIEDFVSGVPRAAQTLGMVSIYDGRTMTSLYNFTGEQMAAYFGYSVATTDINGDDLMDMFIGAPLFMDRGSDGKLQEVGQVTVYIQQSKTGLQLLSKLTGFDPFSRFGSSIAPLGDLDQDGFNDIAIGAPYAGESKKGLVYIYNGRSSGMSTTPSQVLEGQWASKTMPASFGYSLKGATDVDENGYPDLVVGAFGADKAILYRSRPVITVNAVLEVNPSLLNPDSKTCTLPNSAKVSCFDVKFCLKASSKGNVPQKLSFKVELILDKLKQKGAVRRALFLHTGQPTHSKDMNVDNGGAMRCEELKAYLRDESEFRDKLTPITVFMDYQMNAKAAADSSGLMPILNQFTPANLTKQAHILLDCGEDNICKPNLVLSVESEQKQLYIGDDSPLTLLVDAQNQGEGAYEAELFVHIPPQADFIGVVRNNETLSRLSCAFKTENQTRLVVCDLGNPMKAGTRVVSALLFSVHQLNEMDDTVNFDLQIQSSNQYDNTSPKRSLQIALAVLAAVEIRGVSTPTEVFLPIANWEPKENPTTEDDVGPLIQHVFELRNNGPSTFSKAILNIQWPYKYQSKTLLYIIQYEIDGPMNCTSDVVINPLNLAPSSSIADDIKNVTRNERNRRDVPQVDGDLQTPRCGTAQCLKIECHVERVEKGKSAILYIRSRLWTPTFMNSENQNHSYSLKSIATFRVLEFPYKNMNLPDINNSTEVTTNILWVNQSSGAPVPVWVIVLAVLSGLLLLALMVFIMYKLGFFKRVRPPQEETEREQLQPQENGEVATDA